A genomic stretch from Gopherus flavomarginatus isolate rGopFla2 chromosome 3, rGopFla2.mat.asm, whole genome shotgun sequence includes:
- the MRPL17 gene encoding 39S ribosomal protein L17, mitochondrial — protein sequence MRLSVAAAISHGRVHRRLGLGPRSRLDMLRNLVTALVRHERIETHWARADEMRFYAERLIDYAKRGDADEKAMRMADFWLTEKDLIHKLFKLLAPRFQSHSGNYTRLLQIPNRENLDRAKMAVIEYKGNPFPPLIVLHRDNEKTLLNQLLKGYREDILKTRATQVPEGSAASLHTGTAV from the exons ATGCGACTGTCGGTGGCTGCCGCGATATCCCATGGCCGCGTGCACCGGCGGCTCGGGCTCGGGCCACGCTCGCGCCTCGACATGCTGCGGAACCTGGTGACGGCGCTGGTGCGGCACGAGCGCATCGAGACGCACTGGGCGCGCGCGGACGAGATGCGGTTCTACGCGGAGCGG CTGATCGACTACGCCAAGCGGGGAGACGCGGACGAGAAGGCCATGCGCATGGCTGACTTCTGGCTGACG GAGAAAGATCTCATCCATAAGCTGTTTAAACTGTTGGCTCCACGTTTCCAGTCTCATTCTGGGAACTATACACGACTGCTTCAGATCCCCAATAGAGAGAACCTGGATCGGGCCAAGATGGCTGTGATTGAATACAAGGGGAATCCTTTCCCACCACTCATAGTTCTACACAGGGACAATGAAAAGACCTTACTCAATCAGCTTCTGAAAGGCTATCGTGAAGACATATTAAAGACCAGAGCAACCCAGGTCCCAGAGGGGTCTGCAGCCTCATTGCACACAGGAACTGCAGTGTAG